The Triticum dicoccoides isolate Atlit2015 ecotype Zavitan chromosome 6A, WEW_v2.0, whole genome shotgun sequence genome has a window encoding:
- the LOC119317872 gene encoding uncharacterized protein At5g39570-like encodes MASIFWGGAQADEVADFDEHDPTPYGGGYDITLTFGRALPPSDEICYPISTASTSSSSYDSHGAAEQQRRRPQDQDSHGSAGHGRRPEETHGSSAGYGQGRKAHDDDDDRPSYGRKKNDDDDDDDRQRRYKKRDDDDDDERKPRHKKHDDDDDDDGERKPRYKKRDDDDDDEDDRKPRYKKRDDDDDDDRKPRYKKHDDDDDDDDERKQRRGNNRRRHDYDD; translated from the exons ATGGCGAGCATCTTCTGGGGCGGCGCCCAGGCCGACGAGGTGGCCGACTTCGACGAGCACGACCCCACCCCCTACGGCGGCGGCTACGACATCACCCTCACCTTCGGCCGCGCCCTCCCGCCCTCCGACGAGATCTGCTACCCCAtctccaccgcctccacctcctcgtcctcgTACGACAGCCACGGCGCGGCCGAGCAGCAGCGCAGGAGGCCGCAGGACCAGGACAGCCACGGCTCCGCAGGTCACGGGAGGAGGCCGGAGGAGACACACGGCTCCTCTGCTGGTTACGGGCAAGGGAGGAAGGcgcacgacgacgacgacgaccggcCCAGCTACGGCCGCAAGAAGAAT gatgacgacgacgacgacgataggcAGCGGCGATACAAGaagcgcgacgacgacgacgatgatgagagGAAGCCACGGCACAAGAAGcacgacgatgatgacgacgacgatggcgaGAGGAAGCCGCGGTACAAGAAacgtgacgacgacgatgatgatgaggatgacagGAAGCCGCGTTACAAGAAgcgtgacgacgacgacgacgatgatagaaAGCCACGTTACAAGAagcacgacgacgatgacgacgacgacgatgagagGAAGCAGCGTCGCGGGAACAACCGCCGCCGCCATGATTACGATGACTGA